A genomic stretch from Chryseobacterium sp. SNU WT5 includes:
- a CDS encoding DUF2249 domain-containing protein encodes METITAKTKISELIKFNPKSVDAIASLAKPLEKLKNPILRKIMASRVNIGEAAKMGGTTVEEFKRVLLPLGFTFDQDLSSKDETTAETKPDWLRNAKQVDIDFYDVRPIIDNGADPLKEILGRFKTVEPGKILCIINNFVPTPLIHLLKQEKAEETFVETISDKEFNTYFLKREKEVTNSSTTADEKLQMDDEESFAAICNRFTNQQTKEIDVRELEMPGPMQLILSELEELKPENALYVNHKRVPVYLLEELADKNYEVHINNRQDGDVKMLIFKK; translated from the coding sequence ATGGAAACCATAACCGCAAAAACGAAAATTTCAGAATTGATTAAATTCAATCCGAAAAGTGTAGATGCAATTGCTTCATTAGCAAAACCATTGGAGAAACTCAAGAACCCGATTTTAAGAAAGATCATGGCTTCCCGAGTAAATATTGGTGAAGCTGCAAAAATGGGTGGAACAACGGTAGAAGAATTCAAGCGGGTACTTCTTCCACTGGGATTTACTTTTGATCAGGATCTTTCTTCTAAAGATGAAACCACCGCGGAAACGAAACCAGATTGGTTACGAAACGCTAAGCAAGTAGATATCGACTTTTATGACGTGCGTCCAATTATCGATAATGGAGCAGATCCTTTAAAGGAGATTTTAGGACGTTTCAAAACCGTAGAACCGGGAAAAATTCTTTGTATTATTAATAATTTTGTGCCGACTCCTTTAATTCATCTTTTGAAACAGGAAAAAGCGGAAGAAACTTTTGTAGAGACTATTAGTGATAAAGAATTTAACACCTATTTTCTAAAAAGAGAAAAAGAGGTAACCAATTCTTCTACCACTGCAGACGAGAAATTACAGATGGATGACGAGGAAAGTTTTGCTGCGATCTGCAATCGTTTCACCAATCAACAGACCAAAGAGATTGATGTTCGCGAACTGGAAATGCCTGGACCAATGCAGCTTATTCTTTCAGAATTAGAAGAGCTTAAGCCGGAAAATGCCTTATATGTTAATCACAAACGCGTACCCGTCTATCTTTTGGAAGAACTTGCAGATAAAAATTATGAAGTCCACATTAATAATAGACAAGATGGTGATGTAAAAATGCTCATCTTCAAAAAGTAA
- a CDS encoding metal-sulfur cluster assembly factor — MILDPTNENYDKIGRAELALYEVIDPELMVNIVDLGLVYDVDIKEGNKIKVTMTLTSPHCPMGDAIQTGVINVLEKEFPDHEIEIDLTFEPAWNYDMVSSEGMQQLNNR, encoded by the coding sequence ATGATACTCGATCCAACAAACGAAAATTACGACAAAATAGGTCGTGCCGAACTTGCACTCTATGAGGTTATCGATCCTGAACTGATGGTAAACATTGTAGATCTGGGATTGGTATACGATGTAGATATTAAAGAAGGTAATAAGATCAAAGTAACCATGACCTTAACCTCACCACATTGTCCGATGGGTGATGCCATACAAACTGGGGTGATCAATGTATTAGAGAAAGAATTTCCCGATCATGAAATTGAAATTGATTTAACTTTTGAACCTGCATGGAATTATGATATGGTTTCATCCGAAGGAATGCAGCAACTCAATAACAGATAG